TTTCAGCTTCTTTACCTTTGGTTGCCATCCGCCGAACTGGCAATCGCTCGAGTAAAAACGCGCGTGCGTCTAGGAGGCCACGATGTTCCTGAAGGCACGATCCGGCGGCGCTACCATGCGGGTCTCAAAAACTTCTTTTCGCTCTACGCCCCGCTGGCCAATAGCTGGGCTTTCTACGACAACGGCGAGGCCAAAGCGCCTATGCTGATCGCAGCCTGTCACGACACGCATGTCACCGTAAGGCGCAAGGAAGTTTGGCAGCAGATTCAGGAGGCGTATGCATGAAAGAAGACAAGGTGGACCGAGCTTTTGCCGACCTGACGACAATCGACAGGGCGCTGGCATTGGCGGTGAACGAGGCGCTTTTGCAACACAAACGCGCTAACAACGCTGTCGCCGTTTGGCTGGGTGGCCGCACGGTTTGGCTACCTCCCACCGAATTGCCCATTGATCCAGGGCTGGATAAGCTCGAGCAGACGCCAGAAGGGGGGAGCCGTGACGAAAGTGGCCGTTGAAGAAGCGCAAGAACGCCTGCGTGAGCTGCTGCAAGAAGCCGCCGCGGGTGAGGAAGTCATCATCACGACTGAAGATGGAACCTTATCGTTCTCGTCCTCAAGGTGAAGAAGAAGCGCTCGGGGTTCGGCAGCGCCAAAGGCGAAATCACGATGTCGGATGACTTCTTGCCGCTCGAGGACTTCAAGGATTACATGTGATGATGCTGCTGCTTGATACCCATGTCTTTCTTTGGTACCTCGAGGCGCTCCTTTCCCTGCCGCTTCACCACCGCGACCCCTTCGACCGGCTCCTCATCGCTCAGGCCATCGCGGAAAGCGTGCTGGTTCTGAGCGATGACCGGGCCTTAATTATGCGGTGGTATTGGCCTAGCCTGGGCGCGCCGTCCTCCTCGCCTACCTCCGCTCGTGCGGGTCGAGCGCGTCGCGCAGGCCGTCGCCGATGAAGTTAAACGCCAGGACGGTCACGACGATCATCATGCCTGGAAAGATGGCGATGTGCGGGTAGCGCAGGATGAAGGCGCGGCCGTCGGCCAAGATGCCGCCCCAGGTCGGGGTGGGCGGGCGGACGCCCAAGCCCAAAAAGGACAAGGCCGACTCGAGGATGATTATCGAGCCCACCTGCAAGGAGGCCAGCACGATCACCGAGGAGAGCACGTTGGGGATGACGTGGCGCCAGATGATGCGCCGGTCCACCGCGCCTAGGGCCTGGGCGGCGACGACGAAGTCGCGCTGGCGCAGGCTCATCACCTCGGCGCG
This portion of the Deinococcota bacterium genome encodes:
- a CDS encoding Zeta toxin family protein yields the protein FQLLYLWLPSAELAIARVKTRVRLGGHDVPEGTIRRRYHAGLKNFFSLYAPLANSWAFYDNGEAKAPMLIAACHDTHVTVRRKEVWQQIQEAYA
- a CDS encoding DUF2281 domain-containing protein, coding for MKKKRSGFGSAKGEITMSDDFLPLEDFKDYM